A single genomic interval of Dehalococcoidales bacterium harbors:
- a CDS encoding CoA-binding protein: MMEKPRPTLEEIFHPRGVAVVGVSQSRGWANTVVQSLIKAKFPAIYPVNPKYSEILGLRCYAGIRDIPGVVDHVIVSIPAAGVLSLLDDCAAKGVRSVHFFTSGFSESGYAERAELEKTMLDKARAGGFRIIGPNSVGLFVPASRLVNKLSTPLEPGHVAFISQSGGYVEDIHLSAAPRGLRFSKVVSYGNALDVNESELLEYLATDPDTEIIASYIEGVREGRRFVEALRTAAARKPVVICKGGTTEAGTRTTYGHTASLTSSMVVFDALCRQMRAIRVDSVDELIDVLVAFSFVSPLPRGKGVAVVGAGGGVSVMAADEMEKEGFHLPRFSSETQAELGQFLAFAGGILSNPVDAETIGTPPAIASTMRVLSRLPEIDLLVYHLGFHPLSQWGQRRFSAADFLKPAVDTFQDVRQKTGKPVLLVLRPALDMEGLPEFLTAQEAFVNAGLPVFYSFRQAGRAIARLQARQQWQH; the protein is encoded by the coding sequence TGCAGTCCCTGATAAAGGCCAAATTCCCGGCCATCTACCCGGTCAACCCAAAGTATAGCGAAATACTGGGGCTGCGCTGCTATGCCGGCATCAGGGACATTCCCGGCGTGGTCGACCATGTAATCGTCAGCATACCGGCAGCGGGCGTCCTGTCCCTGCTCGATGACTGCGCCGCCAAAGGCGTCAGGTCAGTCCATTTCTTCACTTCCGGTTTTAGCGAGAGCGGCTACGCGGAACGGGCGGAACTGGAAAAGACCATGCTCGACAAAGCCCGGGCTGGCGGCTTCCGCATTATCGGCCCGAACAGTGTCGGTCTGTTTGTCCCCGCAAGCCGCCTGGTCAACAAGCTGTCCACACCCCTGGAACCGGGCCATGTCGCTTTCATTTCCCAGAGCGGCGGCTATGTCGAGGATATCCACCTGTCCGCAGCCCCCAGAGGGCTGCGCTTCAGCAAGGTGGTCAGCTACGGAAACGCCCTGGACGTCAATGAAAGCGAGCTTCTGGAGTATTTAGCCACAGACCCGGATACGGAGATTATCGCCAGCTACATCGAGGGGGTCAGGGAGGGAAGACGTTTCGTGGAAGCGCTGCGGACAGCGGCTGCCCGCAAACCGGTGGTCATCTGCAAAGGAGGTACCACAGAGGCCGGCACCAGGACCACCTACGGCCATACCGCCAGTCTGACCAGTTCAATGGTGGTGTTCGATGCTCTCTGCCGTCAGATGAGGGCAATCCGGGTTGACAGCGTTGATGAGCTGATTGACGTTCTGGTGGCATTCAGTTTTGTCAGTCCTCTCCCGCGGGGTAAGGGCGTAGCCGTCGTCGGGGCGGGGGGCGGCGTCAGCGTGATGGCCGCCGACGAGATGGAAAAAGAAGGATTTCACCTGCCACGATTTTCCTCTGAGACGCAGGCAGAATTAGGGCAATTTCTGGCTTTCGCCGGAGGTATCCTGAGCAATCCGGTGGACGCCGAAACCATCGGAACTCCGCCAGCCATCGCCTCCACGATGCGCGTCCTCAGCCGGTTACCGGAAATTGACCTGCTCGTCTATCACCTCGGCTTTCATCCCCTCAGCCAGTGGGGACAGAGACGGTTCTCCGCGGCGGACTTCCTGAAACCCGCCGTGGATACTTTTCAGGATGTCCGGCAAAAAACCGGGAAGCCGGTGCTGCTGGTGCTGCGTCCGGCCCTGGACATGGAGGGATTGCCCGAATTCCTTACCGCCCAGGAGGCATTCGTTAACGCCGGGCTGCCGGTATTCTACTCCTTCCGCCAGGCAGGCCGGGCCATCGCCCGCCTTCAAGCCCGACAGCAATGGCAGCACTGA